In Streptomyces sp. 71268, the DNA window CCCGCACGGGCGGCCGGGTCGCCGCGCTCGGCCTGTGCTCGTGGGTGGTGATCGGGGGCGTCTCGTACGCGGGCGTCCTGCTGACGGCGTAGCGGCCCGGCCCGCGCGGACTCCTCCCGCCGCGCACCGGGCCGCCGCCAGGCGCCGGGCCCACCACCCCCGGGCCCGGGCCGCGTCCGGTGCCGGGCCCGGGAGCGTACGGCCGTACGAGCCCCGGGCCCGGCACCGTCGCCCCGCGCGGGGGCCTCGTGTGGGGCGTGCCGGTCTTCCGTACGGCCGCGCCGCGCCGCGAAGGACACCGAGGTCGTAGGCCCGATGGCCGAGCGGAACACCGCCTTCAGACAGGGGTCAACGCGGTTCGTGGCCCTTACTCTGACGCCATGACCGACCTCGATCCGCGCTCCGTGGATGCCGGCGCGGCCCCTTCACCCGCCGGCGGCGCGGGTGTCGTCCGGGCCGCCGGCGGCATATCCGGCGCCGCACCCGTCACCTCCGCCCCACCCGGCCCCTCCCACCCCGCGCCCGACGTCGCCGTGTCCTCCGAAGCCAGACCCCGGGACGAGACCCGAGAGGGGGCCGACGCCAGGGCCCAGGACGGGGCCCAGGGCGGGGTCCGGGACGAGACCCGTGACGGGGCCGGCGACGAGATCCCCGCGAGCGAGGCCACCGTCTTCAGCCGGGCCTACCGCGCGCTCACCCTCGGCATCATCTCCGTCGTCTCGCTCATCGCCTTCGAGGCGAGCGCGGTCACCACGGTCATGCCGGTGGCGGCCGAGCGGCTCGACGGCGTGGAGCTGTACGCCTTCGCCTTCTCCGGCTACTTCACCGCCAGCCTGTTCGCCATGACGCTCTCCGGCGAGTGGTGCGACCGCAGGGGACCGCTGGCGCCGCTGTTCGCCGGGGTCGCCGCGTTCGGCGCGGGGCTGGTCGTCGCGGGCTCGGCCACCCAGATGTGGATGTTCATCGCCGGCCGCGGCGTCCAGGGCGTCGGCGGCGGCCTGGTCATCGTGTCGCTGTACGTCGTCGTCGGCCGCGCCTTCCCGCAGCGGCTTCAGCCCGCCGTGCTCGCCTCGTTCTCCACCGCCTGGGTGCTGCCCGTGATCGTCGGCCCGGTGGTGGCCGGCACGATCGCCGAGCACGTCGGGTGGCGCTGGGTCTTCCTCGGCATGCCCGTCCTGGTGCTGCTGCCGCTGATGGTGATGCTGCCCGCGCTGCGCAAGCTGCCGCCCGGCGAGCACAGCGCGGCGATGGACCGCCGCCGCATCCTGCTGGCCCTCGCGGTCGCGGCCGGGGCCGGGCTGCTCCAGTTCGCCGTACAGGACCTGCGCTGGCTCTCGCTGCTGCCCGGCGTCGCCGGCGCCGCGCTGCTCGTGCCGTGCGTCCTGCGGCTGCTGCCCACCGGAACCTTCCGCGCCGCGCGCGGGCTGCCGTCGGTGGTGCTGCTGCGCGGCCTGGCGGCCGGCACCTTCCTGGGCGCCGAGTCCTTCGTACCGCTGATGCTGGTCACCGAGCGCGGCCTGTCCCCGACCATGGCCGGCCTCTCGCTCACCGGCGGCGGCCTGACCTGGGCGCTCGGCTCGTACGCGCAGAGCCGGCCGCGCCTGGACGCGCACCGGGAGCGGCTGATGGGCCTGGGCATGCTGATGATCGCGCTGTCCATCGCGCTGGCGGCCACCGCGCTGATCGACGGGGTGCCCGCGTGGATCGTCGCCGCCTCCTGGGTCATCGGCGGCTTCGGCATGGGCGTGACGATCTCCGGCGGCAGCGTGCTGCTGCTCAAGCTCTCCCGCCCGGAGGACTCGGGCACCAACGCGGCGTCCCTCCAGGTCTCCGACGCGCTCGGCAACATCTCGCTGGTCGGCGCGAGCGGCGTGCTCTTCGTCGCCTTCGGCGGCGGCTCCGCCACGGTCAGCACACACGACGCGGCCGACGCCGCCGGCTCCGGCGGCCACCCGGCCGCCTTCGCCGCGGTCCTGCTCGGCATGGCCGCGATGGCCCTGGTCGGAGCGTTCGTGACGACGCGGCTGCGGCCGGGGAAGGCGTAGTATGGCGTGGTACCACGTGGTACCGTGCCGCTATGGCTGCACTTAACCTGCGTTTCACGGAAGAAGAGCTCGACGCCCTCAGGGAACGCGCGGAAGCTGAGGGGCGCAGCATGCAGGCGTTCGCTCACGACGCCGTGATGGCCGCCATAAACGAACACTCCCGGCTCTACAACGAGGCCGCCGATCACGTGCTGAAGGTCAGCGCCGAGCTGAACCGGAGGCTCGCCTGATGAAGTTCCTGGACCTGCCCCAGTTGCTGGGGCTCGCCCAGCGTCTCGGGGAGAGCGAGGTGCGCGACTACGGATTGCTGGAGTCCGCACTCGCTCGCCCCCAGGCCAGCGTGTTCGGTCAGGACGCGTACCCCGACGTGTGGCAGAAGGCCGCCGCGCTGATGGAGTCGCTGGCCCGAAACCACGCCATGGTGGACGGCAACAAGCGCCTCGCCTGGTACGCGACCTGGGTCTTTCTGCACGTCAATGGCCATCCGCTGGTCGAGGGCTTCGACGTGGACGAGGCCGAGCGCTTCGTCTTGAACGTGGCCCAGGGAGAGCTGGACGTACCCAAAATCGCGGAATTGCTGCCGCGATTCGCGGCTTCCTCGGCGTAAACACCCTCGCCCCGGCGCGACGGGGGCGAGGGAGTGTGACCTGAGTCCCACCCCCGCCCCACCACCCCCGTACGCCCGTGCCGGGGGTGGTGGCACGGGTAGGCTGACGCGGTTGCCGATCCCGAGCCAGCCCGACGGAGACCGTGACTACCACCGCGAATCACCACCTCTCACCCGCCTTCCCCGGCCGGGCCCCCTGGGGTACCGCGAACAAGCTGCGTGCCTGGCAGCAGGGGGCGATGGACAAGTACATCCAGGAGCAGCCGCGCGACTTCCTGGCCGTCGCGACGCCCGGCGCCGGTAAGACCACCTTCGCCCTGACGCTGGCCTCCTGGCTGCTGCACCACCACGTCGTGCAG includes these proteins:
- a CDS encoding type II toxin-antitoxin system death-on-curing family toxin, giving the protein MKFLDLPQLLGLAQRLGESEVRDYGLLESALARPQASVFGQDAYPDVWQKAAALMESLARNHAMVDGNKRLAWYATWVFLHVNGHPLVEGFDVDEAERFVLNVAQGELDVPKIAELLPRFAASSA
- a CDS encoding MFS transporter, whose protein sequence is MTDLDPRSVDAGAAPSPAGGAGVVRAAGGISGAAPVTSAPPGPSHPAPDVAVSSEARPRDETREGADARAQDGAQGGVRDETRDGAGDEIPASEATVFSRAYRALTLGIISVVSLIAFEASAVTTVMPVAAERLDGVELYAFAFSGYFTASLFAMTLSGEWCDRRGPLAPLFAGVAAFGAGLVVAGSATQMWMFIAGRGVQGVGGGLVIVSLYVVVGRAFPQRLQPAVLASFSTAWVLPVIVGPVVAGTIAEHVGWRWVFLGMPVLVLLPLMVMLPALRKLPPGEHSAAMDRRRILLALAVAAGAGLLQFAVQDLRWLSLLPGVAGAALLVPCVLRLLPTGTFRAARGLPSVVLLRGLAAGTFLGAESFVPLMLVTERGLSPTMAGLSLTGGGLTWALGSYAQSRPRLDAHRERLMGLGMLMIALSIALAATALIDGVPAWIVAASWVIGGFGMGVTISGGSVLLLKLSRPEDSGTNAASLQVSDALGNISLVGASGVLFVAFGGGSATVSTHDAADAAGSGGHPAAFAAVLLGMAAMALVGAFVTTRLRPGKA
- a CDS encoding Arc family DNA-binding protein, which translates into the protein MAALNLRFTEEELDALRERAEAEGRSMQAFAHDAVMAAINEHSRLYNEAADHVLKVSAELNRRLA